A single window of Gambusia affinis linkage group LG18, SWU_Gaff_1.0, whole genome shotgun sequence DNA harbors:
- the leap2 gene encoding liver-expressed antimicrobial peptide 2 — MEQQSFFTHRKALVVMCIAVFLLTQQAHAGPLVSRLQSGSDQIQDVRGEHAEHMLKRIARMTPLWRIMSSKPSGAFCQNNFECATGLCREGRCSTNQRLSTDPVKY, encoded by the exons ATGGAACAGCAAAGCTTCTTCACTCACAGAAAAGCATTGGTGGTGATGTGCATTGCAGTATTTTTGCTGACCCAGCAG GCACACGCAGGTCCGCTGGTATCACGGCTCCAGTCTGGCTCTGACCAGATCCAAGACGTAAGAGGGGAACACGCAGAGCACATGCTGAAAAGAATTGCCCGCATGACCCCACTATGGAGGATCATGAGCAGCAAACCATCTGGAGCTTTCTGCCAAAACAACTTTGAATGTGCGACTGGACTATGCAG GGAGGGACGCTGCTCTACAAACCAACGCCTCTCAACAGACCCTGTGAAATATTAG